In the genome of Terriglobia bacterium, one region contains:
- a CDS encoding MFS transporter — MPAATPCSAAVAPWILAATILGSSLAFIDSSVVNLALPALQADLNATVVDAQWVVEAYALLLAALILAGGSLGDIYGRRRTYAAGVVLFAASSVWCGLAPNIHQLIVLRALQGIGAALLIPGSLSIISASFDDRDRGRAIGTWSGFTSIAAAVGPVLGGFLIEYGSWRWVFFINVPIAAVVLILTFLHVPESRNPRAAPRPDWVGVGLAAAGLGGLTYALIESSQRGWMDPAVKTALLASVLALAAFVVVQAKSKAPLLPLALFRSHTFRGANLLTLLLYSALNGLLFFFPLNLIQVQGYSATAAGASMLPFILLMFLLSRWSGGLVHRYGPKRPLVFGPAVVALGFALFAVPSIGGNYWTTFFPAVVTLGLGMAISVAPLTTTVMNSVPQEFAGTASGINNAVSRLAGVLSIAAFGIIMLASFDQHLSSRLAGMNLGPQLQGEIGNQRVKLAAIEISQRIDKTLAAEIRRSIDDSFVAGFRLVMIIASGLAILSAVAAALMIDGKSER, encoded by the coding sequence TTGCCGGCGGCAACTCCTTGTTCCGCCGCAGTTGCGCCGTGGATTCTGGCGGCGACGATTCTTGGATCGAGTCTGGCGTTTATCGACAGCAGCGTCGTCAACCTTGCGCTGCCGGCGTTGCAAGCGGATCTAAACGCGACAGTGGTCGATGCGCAATGGGTCGTGGAGGCTTACGCTCTTCTCCTGGCTGCGCTGATTTTGGCCGGAGGATCGCTGGGCGACATTTACGGCCGCAGGCGCACATACGCCGCCGGCGTCGTCCTGTTCGCCGCCTCGTCTGTCTGGTGTGGGCTCGCGCCGAATATCCATCAGTTGATTGTTTTACGGGCGTTGCAAGGGATCGGCGCCGCGCTGCTCATACCAGGAAGTCTCTCGATTATCAGTGCCTCCTTCGATGATCGCGATCGAGGCCGGGCTATCGGTACATGGTCGGGGTTTACGTCGATTGCCGCTGCAGTGGGGCCGGTTCTCGGCGGCTTCCTGATCGAATACGGCTCATGGCGGTGGGTGTTTTTCATCAATGTTCCGATCGCCGCAGTCGTTCTGATCCTGACGTTCTTGCATGTACCGGAAAGCCGGAACCCTCGCGCGGCCCCCAGGCCCGACTGGGTGGGCGTCGGCCTTGCGGCTGCCGGACTCGGCGGCCTCACATACGCACTGATCGAATCGTCGCAACGAGGTTGGATGGACCCGGCGGTGAAGACTGCCCTTTTGGCAAGCGTGTTGGCGCTGGCCGCGTTCGTCGTCGTCCAGGCGAAGAGCAAGGCGCCGTTGCTTCCGCTCGCGTTGTTTCGGTCGCACACTTTCAGAGGGGCGAATCTGCTGACTCTGCTTCTGTATAGCGCACTGAACGGCCTGCTCTTCTTTTTTCCTCTGAATCTGATTCAGGTTCAGGGCTACTCCGCGACGGCGGCAGGCGCCTCGATGCTGCCGTTCATCCTGTTGATGTTTCTTTTGTCGCGGTGGTCGGGCGGACTGGTCCATCGCTACGGGCCCAAGCGACCGCTTGTATTCGGCCCGGCCGTGGTGGCACTCGGATTTGCCCTTTTCGCCGTTCCGTCAATCGGTGGTAATTATTGGACGACGTTCTTTCCAGCGGTCGTCACGCTTGGCCTCGGAATGGCGATAAGCGTCGCGCCGCTTACCACCACGGTCATGAATTCCGTTCCTCAGGAGTTCGCCGGCACCGCGTCGGGAATCAACAATGCGGTTTCACGGCTTGCCGGAGTGCTCTCGATCGCAGCATTTGGCATCATTATGCTTGCGAGTTTCGACCAGCATCTCTCCTCCCGTTTGGCGGGAATGAATCTGGGGCCGCAACTCCAGGGAGAAATCGGAAATCAGCGCGTGAAACTCGCGGCCATCGAAATCTCTCAACGGATCGATAAGACATTGGCAGCTGAAATCCGGAGATCAATTGATGATTCATTTGTGGCTGGTTTCCGTCTTGTCATGATCATTGCGTCGGGATTGGCCATCTTGAGCGCGGTAGCCGCGGCTTTAATGATCGACGGTAAATCCGAACGTTGA
- a CDS encoding xanthine dehydrogenase family protein molybdopterin-binding subunit, with protein MSTLTDSRHYVGQPLQRVDGEAKVRGEARFTAEFKVDNMAYAALVYSTIAKGRIRKIDSGRAKKVPGLLAVITHENMPRMKAPAPIDFHDLSKGFAMSDLPIMQNAEVHWDGEPVAIVVAETAERAEYAASLVGVEYETKTPDVSFEGMKAKAVVPPDILGEPPEVKIGDADKGMREADVSVSHVYRSPRYNHNAIEPHATIAVWNKDGGLLVYESTQSVNLSAHTLAYIFGLKMKDVRVVGPYVGGGFGGKGQWSNTAMCVAAAKVVERPVKLVLSRAGVFRMVGGRTLAEQQVGLGARKDGKLTALIHTGLTATTLSGRYAEQCTFPPRILYASPNFYIGQKVVYLDTVTNTWMRAPGESIGTFALESAMDELADKLKMDPIELRRINEPGKHPIRGVEFSNRNLTEAYRRGAEKFRWNARNPAPRSQRDGKWLVGQGVATAYYPYLRFPAKARVRISADGSAMVQTPGNEMGMGLATTQIQNAADRLGLPLNRVTFQYGDSGLPDTPIIAGGSNQTASIVAAVDAAVAQLHRELLELAQKRSDSPLAGAAHEQVEARDSGLFRRDDKTRGETYSAILQKAGQASVEAEPSSAPPAEMMKYAMASYGAQFCEVRVNEETGEVRVSRWLGSFDCGRVLNPKTATSQFRGGIVMGIGMALTEETLFDERRGRIMNPSLAEYHIPVNRDIPDIEIIYNDIPDENAPLGARGIGELGITGVAAAVANAVFNATGKRVRDLPITLDKLM; from the coding sequence ATGAGCACGCTTACAGACAGCCGGCACTATGTCGGCCAGCCTCTTCAGCGCGTCGACGGCGAGGCCAAGGTGCGCGGCGAAGCCCGCTTCACGGCCGAATTCAAAGTGGACAACATGGCGTATGCGGCGCTGGTCTACAGCACCATCGCCAAAGGAAGAATCCGCAAGATCGATTCCGGACGAGCCAAAAAGGTGCCGGGTCTCCTGGCCGTCATCACTCATGAAAATATGCCGCGGATGAAGGCGCCGGCGCCCATAGACTTCCACGACCTGTCGAAGGGTTTTGCGATGAGCGATCTTCCGATCATGCAGAACGCGGAAGTGCACTGGGACGGCGAACCGGTGGCCATTGTCGTCGCCGAAACGGCGGAGCGAGCCGAATATGCCGCGTCCCTGGTCGGCGTCGAATATGAAACGAAGACGCCGGATGTTTCCTTCGAAGGCATGAAAGCCAAAGCCGTTGTGCCTCCCGACATCCTGGGCGAGCCGCCCGAAGTCAAAATCGGCGATGCGGACAAGGGTATGCGGGAAGCGGATGTAAGCGTCAGCCATGTTTACCGGTCGCCGCGCTACAACCACAACGCGATCGAGCCGCATGCGACCATCGCCGTTTGGAACAAGGACGGCGGTCTGCTGGTATATGAGTCCACGCAGTCGGTTAACCTGTCGGCTCATACACTGGCCTATATATTCGGCCTCAAAATGAAAGATGTTCGAGTGGTTGGGCCATATGTTGGCGGCGGTTTCGGCGGCAAGGGCCAATGGAGCAACACCGCGATGTGCGTGGCCGCGGCAAAAGTCGTGGAGCGTCCGGTAAAGCTGGTGTTGTCGCGAGCAGGGGTTTTCCGAATGGTCGGCGGACGCACGCTCGCGGAACAGCAGGTCGGGTTGGGTGCCCGGAAGGACGGCAAGCTGACGGCCCTGATCCACACCGGATTGACGGCAACAACACTGAGCGGGCGCTATGCCGAACAATGTACGTTTCCGCCACGGATTCTTTATGCTTCACCCAATTTTTATATCGGCCAGAAAGTCGTTTACCTCGACACCGTCACCAATACGTGGATGCGCGCTCCCGGCGAATCGATCGGCACATTCGCGCTGGAGTCCGCCATGGACGAACTCGCGGACAAACTGAAGATGGACCCGATTGAACTCCGGAGGATCAACGAGCCCGGGAAACATCCCATTAGAGGTGTCGAATTCTCGAACCGGAATCTGACGGAAGCGTACCGCCGCGGCGCAGAGAAGTTCCGGTGGAATGCACGCAACCCCGCGCCGCGCTCGCAACGTGACGGCAAATGGCTGGTGGGGCAGGGTGTCGCCACGGCCTATTATCCCTATCTCCGTTTTCCAGCGAAGGCTCGCGTCCGGATCTCTGCCGATGGATCGGCGATGGTGCAGACGCCCGGAAACGAGATGGGAATGGGGTTGGCGACCACGCAGATTCAGAATGCCGCCGATCGTCTTGGCTTGCCGCTGAATCGGGTCACATTTCAATATGGGGATTCCGGGTTGCCCGATACGCCGATCATTGCGGGTGGCTCTAATCAGACCGCGAGCATAGTCGCGGCGGTGGACGCCGCCGTGGCGCAACTCCATCGCGAACTGCTCGAACTGGCGCAGAAACGTTCGGATTCACCGCTCGCAGGCGCCGCGCACGAACAAGTGGAAGCGCGTGATAGCGGATTGTTCCGGCGCGACGATAAGACACGCGGCGAAACCTACTCGGCCATTCTCCAAAAAGCCGGACAAGCATCGGTGGAAGCCGAGCCATCATCGGCCCCGCCGGCGGAGATGATGAAATATGCGATGGCGTCCTATGGTGCGCAATTCTGCGAAGTCCGGGTCAACGAAGAAACCGGTGAAGTGCGAGTATCGAGGTGGCTGGGCTCGTTCGATTGCGGCCGGGTTCTGAACCCAAAGACCGCCACCAGCCAGTTTCGCGGAGGGATCGTCATGGGAATCGGCATGGCGCTGACGGAGGAGACTCTATTCGACGAGCGTCGCGGCCGCATCATGAATCCGTCGCTTGCCGAATACCATATTCCCGTGAATCGCGACATACCGGACATCGAAATCATCTACAACGATATACCCGATGAAAATGCCCCTCTGGGTGCGCGTGGAATCGGCGAACTCGGCATCACCGGCGTGGCGGCAGCGGTTGCCAACGCAGTCTTCAACGCGACGGGGAAGCGCGTTCGGGACCTGCCTATCACTCTCGACAAGCTTATGTGA
- a CDS encoding DUF4411 family protein: protein MTERQAPRATDAGNVFIRRSNSWRGKVQALADELSDWTASRGAGFFIPPEPAMFPALATVSSWASTQRYEPAAVSTFLQVADYYLVAQALGGGQTVVTHEVPSASVRKIKIPDACIGLGIKFMTPYEMLRRERARFILGDA, encoded by the coding sequence ATGACGGAACGTCAAGCGCCGCGCGCAACGGACGCCGGCAATGTCTTTATTCGCCGTTCGAACTCCTGGCGGGGCAAGGTCCAGGCACTCGCGGACGAACTTTCGGATTGGACCGCCTCGCGCGGAGCTGGTTTCTTCATTCCTCCCGAGCCCGCCATGTTCCCGGCACTGGCCACGGTCAGTTCGTGGGCGAGCACTCAGCGATACGAACCTGCCGCCGTGAGCACGTTTTTGCAGGTCGCCGATTACTATCTTGTGGCACAGGCTCTAGGCGGCGGCCAGACAGTTGTCACCCATGAAGTGCCTTCCGCCTCGGTGCGTAAGATCAAGATTCCGGATGCCTGCATCGGGCTCGGCATTAAGTTCATGACACCGTACGAAATGCTGCGCCGGGAACGGGCGCGCTTCATACTGGGGGACGCATGA
- a CDS encoding xanthine dehydrogenase family protein subunit M — MKNFSYSRAETSQQALTLISTRPNAKFLGGGTNLVDLMRENIEQPDALIDVTRLPSTSITESADGGISIGAEVKNTAVANHDLIRRRYPVLSQAILFGASGQIRNMATVGGNIMQRTRCYYFYDEASNCNKRSPGSGCDAIDGFNRIHAILGTSEHCIATHPSDMCVALAALDATVRVDGPAGPRKIPFSGFHLLPGNTPQVETVLKPGELITSVELPPLAFAAQSRYRKVRDRASFSFALVSLAAALEIENGEIRNVRLALGGVAPKPWRAYRAEQVMAGEKASRETFQRAAEAEFSDARGYGYNNFKIELAKRTIVSALSELAEAGGMR; from the coding sequence ATGAAGAATTTCAGCTACTCCCGCGCCGAAACATCCCAGCAGGCGCTGACTCTCATCTCGACGCGCCCGAACGCAAAATTCCTGGGCGGAGGGACCAACCTGGTCGATCTGATGCGGGAGAACATCGAGCAACCGGACGCGCTGATCGACGTCACGCGATTGCCGTCCACCAGCATTACCGAATCGGCGGATGGCGGCATCTCCATCGGCGCGGAGGTGAAGAACACCGCCGTGGCGAACCATGACCTGATACGCCGGCGCTATCCGGTCTTGTCGCAGGCGATCCTGTTCGGCGCTTCCGGCCAGATCAGGAATATGGCTACTGTCGGCGGCAATATTATGCAGCGCACCCGCTGCTATTACTTCTACGATGAAGCCTCAAACTGCAACAAGCGAAGCCCGGGATCGGGATGCGACGCGATCGACGGGTTTAACCGGATTCACGCCATTCTGGGCACCTCGGAACACTGTATCGCCACGCATCCATCCGATATGTGCGTCGCGCTGGCGGCTCTCGATGCGACGGTCCGAGTCGATGGTCCGGCAGGCCCGCGGAAGATTCCCTTCAGCGGCTTTCATCTCTTGCCGGGAAACACGCCGCAGGTTGAAACGGTTCTCAAGCCGGGTGAGTTGATTACGTCCGTCGAGTTGCCTCCTCTCGCCTTCGCCGCGCAGTCGCGATACCGGAAGGTTCGCGATCGGGCTAGCTTTTCGTTCGCACTGGTCAGCTTGGCCGCAGCGCTTGAAATAGAGAACGGTGAAATCCGCAACGTGCGTTTGGCACTGGGTGGTGTCGCACCGAAACCGTGGCGCGCTTATCGCGCGGAGCAGGTTATGGCCGGCGAGAAAGCAAGCCGGGAAACATTCCAGCGTGCGGCCGAAGCCGAATTTTCCGATGCCCGGGGATACGGTTACAACAACTTCAAGATCGAATTGGCGAAGCGTACGATCGTCAGCGCCCTGAGCGAATTGGCGGAAGCGGGAGGTATGCGATGA
- a CDS encoding outer membrane beta-barrel protein: protein MKKSILATAAGLVLFATAAMAQVEQPSQITVEGTGLFTRDSTADSGTTHSATNSGGLLVGYSYQFSHWAGVEGNYGYSRNTQDYVGTFGESSVRTNTHEVIGSFVVHIPIHAAHFRPYALAGGGALIFDPVDSFGNGIDRQSRGTFVYGGGVNFDVTHNFGVRAEYRGLIYKAPDFNVTALNLDKVTHLAQPSIGFYFRF from the coding sequence ATGAAGAAATCAATTCTAGCAACCGCAGCAGGTCTGGTTCTTTTCGCCACCGCAGCCATGGCGCAGGTGGAGCAGCCCTCACAAATCACTGTTGAAGGGACGGGTTTGTTTACCAGGGATTCAACGGCAGATTCGGGAACGACGCATAGCGCGACGAATTCAGGCGGACTGCTTGTCGGGTATTCATATCAGTTCAGCCACTGGGCCGGCGTCGAAGGGAACTACGGATATTCCCGCAACACTCAAGATTACGTGGGAACGTTCGGCGAATCCTCGGTTCGCACCAATACCCATGAAGTGATCGGCTCGTTCGTGGTTCACATCCCGATCCATGCCGCTCACTTCCGGCCCTACGCCCTGGCTGGCGGCGGCGCGCTGATTTTCGATCCGGTCGATAGTTTCGGGAACGGAATCGACCGGCAGTCCCGTGGGACTTTTGTCTATGGCGGCGGCGTCAACTTTGACGTCACGCATAATTTCGGTGTTCGGGCCGAATACCGTGGACTGATTTATAAAGCGCCCGACTTCAACGTCACCGCTCTGAATCTCGACAAAGTGACTCACCTCGCACAACCCTCCATCGGATTCTATTTCCGATTCTAA
- a CDS encoding DUF1186 domain-containing protein, with the protein MEISEILDRIHRATGRFEREAVEAAMERKKEIAPELLEILRKSLLTLENAPEMWAQVDPLADYTAHLYSIYLLGQFREPRAHGLLTRFGMLPAKFLEPLSGDFIMCEFARALAYTATDTKAIQLLVENRDASMVARIAALESIPYLVGFGRLDRAAAILYFRELFNKKLERKRSGLWEFLFCFAGELCAAELLPEARRALHDGLLSSESDLEVIENSLGEEWEGFGRPLLLMRSRPKSLDITAGDGWWRRRSRYAV; encoded by the coding sequence GTGGAGATCAGCGAAATATTGGACCGCATCCATCGGGCGACCGGCAGATTTGAAAGAGAAGCCGTTGAAGCCGCTATGGAGAGGAAAAAGGAAATTGCGCCGGAGTTGCTGGAGATTCTTCGGAAATCGCTGCTGACTCTCGAAAACGCTCCTGAAATGTGGGCTCAAGTCGACCCTTTGGCGGACTATACGGCCCACTTATATTCGATCTATCTCCTTGGACAATTTCGCGAGCCCCGTGCCCACGGACTCTTAACCCGTTTCGGCATGCTGCCGGCCAAATTTCTCGAGCCGCTCAGCGGGGATTTCATTATGTGCGAATTTGCACGCGCCCTCGCGTACACTGCTACAGACACGAAAGCCATTCAGTTGCTTGTAGAAAACCGGGACGCCAGCATGGTCGCTCGCATCGCGGCCCTCGAAAGTATTCCGTATCTCGTAGGATTCGGCCGGCTTGACCGCGCGGCTGCCATCCTGTATTTCCGCGAGTTATTTAACAAAAAGTTGGAACGGAAGCGGTCCGGCTTATGGGAGTTCCTGTTTTGTTTTGCCGGCGAGCTTTGCGCCGCGGAGCTTCTGCCCGAGGCGCGTCGAGCGTTGCACGATGGCTTGCTGTCGTCTGAATCGGATCTCGAAGTGATTGAGAATTCACTCGGCGAGGAGTGGGAAGGTTTTGGCCGGCCGCTCCTCCTGATGCGTTCGAGACCGAAAAGTCTGGACATCACGGCCGGCGATGGGTGGTGGCGCAGGCGCTCCAGGTATGCGGTCTGA
- a CDS encoding alpha/beta hydrolase: MGKAQLEQLRPILAQYKSKMVGDIPQIRNAFDEMLMQAPIPPGVAFEQQSVSGIPASWCIPSQAVDGRVLLYLHGGGYVIGSAKAYRPMGSEFAVRLKSCVLIPDYRLAPENPFPAALEDAVCVYRWLIDQGTNPKSIVVAGDSCGGGLTVATLAAVRDLGLPLPAGAAVISPWVDLDVRSDSLTSKARQDPLIEADGLREMAGAYLGATPPRTPGASPLYANLKGLPPLLIQVGSAEVLLDDATRLAARAGAAGVRIRLDVWPDMFHVWHTSAALLDEARDALDDAAAFLGQQLSRTT; this comes from the coding sequence GTGGGCAAAGCACAGTTGGAGCAATTGCGTCCGATTCTGGCGCAATACAAATCGAAGATGGTTGGCGATATCCCTCAAATACGGAACGCCTTCGACGAGATGCTGATGCAGGCGCCAATTCCGCCGGGAGTGGCCTTTGAGCAGCAATCGGTAAGCGGGATTCCGGCGTCCTGGTGTATTCCATCTCAAGCCGTCGACGGCCGTGTCCTTCTGTATCTGCATGGTGGTGGCTATGTGATCGGAAGCGCAAAGGCATATCGGCCGATGGGTAGTGAATTCGCCGTGCGCTTAAAAAGTTGCGTGCTGATCCCGGATTACCGGCTTGCGCCGGAGAACCCTTTTCCGGCGGCACTGGAAGATGCGGTGTGCGTCTATCGCTGGCTGATCGATCAGGGCACGAATCCGAAATCGATAGTCGTGGCCGGAGACTCGTGTGGTGGTGGGCTGACAGTCGCCACTTTAGCGGCGGTGCGCGATCTGGGCCTGCCGCTGCCGGCCGGAGCCGCTGTCATTTCACCCTGGGTTGATCTGGATGTCCGCTCGGATTCATTAACCTCGAAAGCCAGGCAAGATCCATTGATTGAAGCCGATGGACTTCGAGAAATGGCAGGGGCATACCTCGGCGCGACACCTCCGCGGACACCGGGAGCCTCTCCTTTATATGCGAACCTGAAGGGCTTGCCTCCTCTGCTGATACAGGTCGGGTCGGCGGAAGTCCTCCTCGATGATGCCACCCGGCTTGCGGCGCGGGCGGGGGCCGCAGGAGTCCGTATACGTCTGGACGTTTGGCCCGATATGTTTCATGTCTGGCACACCAGTGCAGCGTTGCTGGACGAGGCACGGGACGCGCTGGACGATGCCGCGGCTTTCCTCGGTCAGCAGCTCAGCCGGACAACGTAA
- a CDS encoding glucose 1-dehydrogenase yields the protein MGRLSGKVAVITGGNSGIGLATAKRFVQEGAQVVITGRRKKELDEAAGAIERNVTAVEGDVSRLQDLDRLYSIVGEKHGRIDILFANAGIGSVSPLGTITEEQFYRQFDINVKGLLFTVQKALPLFQDGGSIILNASVAGRKGFGGFSVYNATKAAVRSFARSWTSDLKDRKIRVNSISPGPIETPIFGKMGLSDEEFTQFSSIIAQIPAGRVGRPEEVAAAVLFLASEESSFVTGVDFCVDGGIAQI from the coding sequence ATGGGTAGGCTCTCAGGAAAAGTTGCGGTTATTACGGGCGGGAATAGCGGGATCGGGCTGGCTACGGCAAAGCGTTTTGTCCAGGAAGGCGCTCAGGTAGTGATCACAGGGCGCCGGAAGAAAGAATTGGATGAGGCCGCCGGTGCAATCGAAAGGAACGTCACGGCGGTAGAAGGGGATGTATCGCGCCTTCAAGACCTGGATCGTCTTTACAGCATCGTGGGTGAAAAGCACGGGCGGATCGATATTTTGTTCGCGAATGCAGGGATCGGTTCCGTGTCTCCTCTCGGAACGATCACGGAGGAGCAGTTCTACCGTCAGTTCGACATCAACGTCAAAGGACTGCTGTTCACCGTTCAGAAGGCGCTGCCGTTGTTCCAGGATGGCGGCTCGATCATTCTGAACGCGTCAGTCGCCGGGCGAAAAGGCTTCGGAGGGTTCAGCGTCTACAACGCCACGAAGGCTGCGGTCCGCTCTTTCGCGCGATCGTGGACCTCCGACCTCAAAGACCGCAAGATTCGCGTCAATTCGATCAGCCCGGGACCAATTGAAACTCCGATTTTCGGCAAGATGGGTCTTAGCGACGAAGAATTCACACAGTTTTCAAGCATCATCGCGCAAATACCCGCCGGTCGCGTCGGCCGGCCGGAAGAAGTTGCGGCTGCCGTCTTGTTTCTGGCGTCCGAGGAAAGTTCCTTTGTGACAGGCGTGGATTTTTGCGTCGATGGCGGCATCGCGCAGATCTGA
- a CDS encoding 2Fe-2S iron-sulfur cluster-binding protein, with the protein MTLRVNGTSRALEVEPRVSLLDALREYLNLTGTKKGCDQGACGACTVLCNGERTLSCLALAVQYEDMEITTIEGIATDGKLSPLQAAFVDHDGFQCGYCTPGQICSAVGMIHEFQTGLPSSVTADVSTQAIEFSDEEIQERMSGNLCRCGAYVGIRAAIRQVFASEVPR; encoded by the coding sequence ATGACGCTGCGAGTCAATGGCACTTCGCGCGCGCTTGAAGTGGAGCCCCGCGTCTCCCTGCTTGATGCGTTGCGGGAGTATCTGAACCTGACCGGCACGAAGAAGGGTTGCGATCAGGGAGCTTGCGGCGCGTGCACCGTCCTGTGCAACGGGGAAAGGACCCTTTCCTGTCTCGCGCTGGCGGTTCAGTACGAAGACATGGAGATCACGACAATCGAGGGTATCGCCACGGACGGAAAGTTGAGTCCACTGCAGGCCGCGTTTGTGGATCACGACGGTTTTCAGTGTGGATATTGCACGCCTGGGCAGATCTGTTCGGCAGTGGGCATGATCCACGAGTTTCAAACCGGATTGCCGAGCTCGGTTACCGCAGACGTGTCCACGCAAGCGATAGAGTTCTCCGACGAAGAAATCCAGGAACGGATGAGCGGCAACTTGTGCCGCTGCGGAGCTTACGTCGGCATCCGAGCCGCCATTCGCCAAGTGTTTGCCTCGGAGGTGCCGCGATGA